A window from Megalobrama amblycephala isolate DHTTF-2021 linkage group LG9, ASM1881202v1, whole genome shotgun sequence encodes these proteins:
- the LOC125274623 gene encoding uncharacterized protein LOC125274623 isoform X3 produces MKKIIFFVIICFRNMLSTSSEASVRGSSDRFRAQMGGNITLNCSMRNGHEVAWYHLRSEELVLLISGEKDEYQSQILVFISVEQNLTLQRCTSTNPSDWRIRLTNCQKTLMSQME; encoded by the exons atgaaaaaaattattttctttgttaTAATTTGCTTTAGAAATATGCTGAGCACTTCCAGTG aagCGTCAGTACGAGGATCTTCTGATCGGTTCAGAGCTCAGATGGGAGGAAACATCACTCTGAACTGCAGCATGAGAAACGGACATGAAGTGGCCTGGTATCATCTCAGATCTGAAGAGCTCGTTCTGCTGATTTCTGGAGAGAAAGAT GAGTATCAGAGTCAGATTCTGGTCTTTATTTCTGTGGAACAAAATCTGACGCTCCAGAGATGCACTTCGACAAACCCATCAGACTGGAGAATCAGATTAACG AACTGCCAAAAAACGTTGATGTCACAG ATGGAGTGA
- the LOC125274623 gene encoding uncharacterized protein LOC125274623 isoform X2 translates to MGGNITLNCSMRNGHEVAWYHLRSEELVLLISGEKDVTGRKFLTTYNQDKNHLKMTADKWITRVSLTISGVSESDSGLYFCGTKSDAPEMHFDKPIRLENQINELPKNVDVTDGVTVTERVLMFSVVGLAVFVFFLTTVAAGGIIYHRGQQKGWTEAKRAPLMSCESTK, encoded by the exons ATGGGAGGAAACATCACTCTGAACTGCAGCATGAGAAACGGACATGAAGTGGCCTGGTATCATCTCAGATCTGAAGAGCTCGTTCTGCTGATTTCTGGAGAGAAAGATGTAACTGGAAGAAAATTTCTGACCACCTACAATCAAGACAAAAATCATCTGAAAATGACTGCAGACAAATGGATCACTAGAGTTTCTCTAACTATTTCAGGAGTATCAGAGTCAGATTCTGGTCTTTATTTCTGTGGAACAAAATCTGACGCTCCAGAGATGCACTTCGACAAACCCATCAGACTGGAGAATCAGATTAACG AACTGCCAAAAAACGTTGATGTCACAG ATGGAGTGACGGTGACGGAGCGTGTGTTGATGTTCAGCGTTGTTGGACTcgctgtgtttgtgttttttctgACTACAGTTGCTGCAGGAGGAATCATTTACCATCGTGGACAGCAGAAAGGATGGACAGAAGCGAAACGTGCACCTCTGATGAGTTGTGAATCAACTaaatga
- the LOC125274623 gene encoding uncharacterized protein LOC125274623 isoform X1: MKKIIFFVIICFRNMLSTSSEASVRGSSDRFRAQMGGNITLNCSMRNGHEVAWYHLRSEELVLLISGEKDVTGRKFLTTYNQDKNHLKMTADKWITRVSLTISGVSESDSGLYFCGTKSDAPEMHFDKPIRLENQINELPKNVDVTDGVTVTERVLMFSVVGLAVFVFFLTTVAAGGIIYHRGQQKGWTEAKRAPLMSCESTK, from the exons atgaaaaaaattattttctttgttaTAATTTGCTTTAGAAATATGCTGAGCACTTCCAGTG aagCGTCAGTACGAGGATCTTCTGATCGGTTCAGAGCTCAGATGGGAGGAAACATCACTCTGAACTGCAGCATGAGAAACGGACATGAAGTGGCCTGGTATCATCTCAGATCTGAAGAGCTCGTTCTGCTGATTTCTGGAGAGAAAGATGTAACTGGAAGAAAATTTCTGACCACCTACAATCAAGACAAAAATCATCTGAAAATGACTGCAGACAAATGGATCACTAGAGTTTCTCTAACTATTTCAGGAGTATCAGAGTCAGATTCTGGTCTTTATTTCTGTGGAACAAAATCTGACGCTCCAGAGATGCACTTCGACAAACCCATCAGACTGGAGAATCAGATTAACG AACTGCCAAAAAACGTTGATGTCACAG ATGGAGTGACGGTGACGGAGCGTGTGTTGATGTTCAGCGTTGTTGGACTcgctgtgtttgtgttttttctgACTACAGTTGCTGCAGGAGGAATCATTTACCATCGTGGACAGCAGAAAGGATGGACAGAAGCGAAACGTGCACCTCTGATGAGTTGTGAATCAACTaaatga